A single genomic interval of Spirosoma linguale DSM 74 harbors:
- a CDS encoding putative transcriptional regulator, Crp/Fnr family (PFAM: cyclic nucleotide-binding~KEGG: dal:Dalk_3453 cyclic nucleotide-binding protein): protein MHQDWVAMRMAFNQLVPISDEVWEAVLAIAHPTTYKKKRILLEPGQVCDRMQFIHQGAIRSYRILEGVDITYFFFFPDSFAFATDFASFKTDLPSHYYLECIDDCQVTTFYRSDIYDLYERYPQMQKFGRLMAEYAYLMMDRRMSHFQFHNLETRYLALLEEEPALLQRVPQQLIATYLGVTPESLSRVKQQVARLKK from the coding sequence ATGCATCAGGATTGGGTTGCTATGCGGATGGCATTTAACCAGTTAGTGCCCATTTCTGATGAGGTATGGGAGGCTGTGCTCGCCATTGCTCACCCAACCACCTACAAAAAGAAACGCATTCTGCTGGAACCGGGCCAGGTCTGCGACCGGATGCAGTTTATTCACCAGGGGGCCATACGGTCATATCGTATTCTGGAAGGGGTGGACATTACGTACTTTTTTTTCTTCCCCGATTCGTTTGCCTTTGCTACGGACTTTGCCAGTTTCAAAACCGATTTACCCTCTCACTATTACCTCGAGTGTATTGACGACTGCCAGGTAACAACGTTCTACCGCTCTGACATTTACGATTTATACGAACGATATCCGCAAATGCAAAAATTCGGTCGGTTAATGGCTGAATATGCGTACCTGATGATGGATCGCCGGATGAGTCACTTTCAGTTTCATAACCTGGAAACCCGTTATCTAGCTTTGTTAGAGGAGGAACCAGCCTTGCTCCAGCGAGTGCCTCAGCAATTGATCGCTACTTATTTAGGCGTAACACCCGAGAGTTTAAGCCGGGTCAAACAACAAGTTGCCCGCCTGAAAAAATAG
- a CDS encoding hypothetical protein (KEGG: ppd:Ppro_0937 hypothetical protein), whose product MYHAIVKKLALQSFEHLNRGNYEAVLDSISPAITRTFSGHHALGGTRHSIDAMRQWFQRLYRLSPGLAFEIQNVAVSGWPWNTTIAVEWIDRATPADGSDYVNEGVHVIKMRWGKVVYLHAYLDTALTIAMCERLATHGLAEALAAPIED is encoded by the coding sequence ATGTATCATGCAATCGTTAAAAAGCTAGCCCTTCAGAGTTTCGAGCACCTAAATCGGGGTAACTACGAAGCGGTGCTCGATAGTATTTCACCGGCCATAACCCGTACCTTCAGCGGTCATCATGCGTTGGGTGGCACCCGGCATAGTATTGACGCCATGCGCCAATGGTTTCAACGACTGTATCGTCTATCGCCTGGACTGGCTTTCGAGATTCAGAATGTAGCCGTGAGTGGCTGGCCCTGGAACACGACCATTGCTGTCGAGTGGATTGACCGGGCTACCCCCGCCGATGGCTCAGATTATGTAAATGAGGGGGTGCATGTCATAAAGATGCGCTGGGGCAAAGTGGTCTATTTACATGCCTATCTGGATACCGCGCTGACGATTGCCATGTGTGAAAGGCTGGCCACCCATGGGCTTGCTGAAGCGTTGGCCGCTCCCATTGAAGATTAA